The Eubacteriaceae bacterium Marseille-Q4139 genome has a window encoding:
- a CDS encoding DUF896 domain-containing protein: MNQEKIDRINTLYHKSQAVGLTEEEKAEQAALRKEYIAAIRANLRGTLNSISIKEKDGTITDLGKKYGNVKGTEQ, translated from the coding sequence ATGAATCAGGAAAAAATCGACCGAATCAACACGCTTTACCATAAATCCCAGGCCGTCGGCCTCACGGAAGAAGAAAAGGCAGAGCAGGCGGCCTTAAGGAAAGAATACATCGCGGCCATCCGTGCCAACTTACGGGGTACCTTAAACAGCATTTCCATCAAGGAAAAGGACGGCACCATCACCGACCTGGGAAAGAAATACGGAAACGTAAAGGGCACAGAGCAGTAG
- the proB gene encoding glutamate 5-kinase, with the protein MNQTARELLKNKKRIVIKIGSSSLTHPETGDLNFMKIEQLIRVISDLRGEGREVVLVSSGAIAAGRQALGCQKPETVAEKQAYAAVGQARLMMVYQKIFSEYNQTAAQVLMTKNTIVDNVSRENAHNTFEELLKLGVVPIVNENDTVATYEIKFGDNDRLSAIVSALIGADLLILLSDIDGLYSDDPKRNPDAAFIEQVDEISDELLSMGKATTGSDVGTGGMAAKLYAARIAADSGADMVIANGDNVECIWDILAGKQCGTLFTAHKRPEFELIDYIQSIH; encoded by the coding sequence ATGAATCAGACAGCAAGAGAACTGCTTAAAAATAAAAAGAGAATCGTCATCAAAATCGGTTCATCCTCTTTGACGCATCCGGAGACGGGAGATTTAAACTTCATGAAGATCGAACAGCTGATCCGCGTCATCAGCGACCTGCGCGGCGAGGGGCGTGAAGTGGTGCTTGTTTCCTCCGGCGCCATCGCGGCCGGGAGACAGGCTTTGGGCTGCCAGAAGCCGGAAACCGTGGCCGAAAAGCAGGCTTACGCAGCCGTGGGCCAGGCCAGGCTCATGATGGTGTACCAGAAGATTTTTTCCGAGTACAACCAGACGGCGGCCCAGGTTCTGATGACGAAAAATACCATTGTCGACAACGTGTCCAGGGAGAACGCCCACAACACCTTCGAGGAGCTCCTGAAACTGGGGGTTGTGCCCATCGTCAACGAAAATGACACGGTCGCCACCTACGAGATCAAGTTCGGCGACAACGACCGGCTTTCGGCTATCGTTTCGGCCTTAATCGGGGCAGACCTCTTAATCCTGCTTTCCGACATCGACGGCCTTTACTCCGACGATCCCAAACGGAATCCCGATGCCGCCTTTATCGAGCAGGTGGATGAAATCTCCGACGAGCTTCTCTCCATGGGAAAGGCAACGACGGGAAGCGACGTGGGCACCGGCGGGATGGCGGCAAAGCTTTATGCGGCCAGGATTGCAGCTGACAGCGGCGCCGATATGGTGATTGCAAACGGCGACAATGTGGAATGCATCTGGGACATTTTAGCCGGTAAACAATGCGGAACGCTGTTTACGGCCCACAAGCGGCCGGAGTTTGAGTTAATCGACTACATACAGAGCATACACTAA
- a CDS encoding NAD(P)/FAD-dependent oxidoreductase, which yields MGREGLIIGGGASGLTAAIAAAKGGARVTLLEHMPRVGKKILSTGNGRCNMTNLALSASCYRCGEPDFPMKVIGRFPVPETLAFFRRLGIVTTERNGYVYPASGQAQTVLDALREEVESLKIRVICDCGELTVKKDGARFFVRSDSGTFSGDFLILAAGSMAAPATGSDGSGYKLSKAFGHSVKKPLPALVQLRCRGDFFKSVAGVRTEAKVSLYGNGEFLCEDRGELQLTDYGISGIPVFQVSRFAAEALDKKKKVEAVLDFFPSIDEGAFFALLREQQKYLAGRTCESFLNGIFHKKLAAMFLKQAGIRPAREVSELSKRELSALTSLIKGFSIPVTATNPFEQAQVCMGGVKTREVDPSTMESRLVPDLYFAGEILDVDGICGGYNLQWAWSSGYLAGKSAAEKGK from the coding sequence ATGGGCAGAGAAGGACTGATTATCGGCGGCGGGGCGTCCGGCCTTACCGCGGCCATCGCGGCTGCGAAGGGGGGCGCCCGCGTCACGCTTTTGGAGCATATGCCGCGGGTCGGCAAAAAAATACTGTCGACGGGAAACGGGCGCTGCAACATGACGAACCTGGCCCTTTCTGCTTCCTGCTACCGCTGCGGAGAACCGGATTTCCCGATGAAGGTCATCGGGCGCTTCCCGGTTCCGGAGACCTTGGCCTTTTTCCGGCGCCTTGGCATTGTAACGACGGAGAGAAATGGCTATGTCTATCCGGCTTCCGGCCAGGCACAGACGGTTTTAGACGCCCTCAGAGAGGAAGTAGAAAGCTTAAAGATCCGCGTGATCTGTGACTGCGGTGAGCTGACGGTTAAAAAAGACGGGGCGCGTTTTTTTGTCCGCTCCGATTCCGGGACATTTTCCGGGGATTTTTTAATCCTAGCGGCCGGTTCCATGGCGGCGCCTGCCACCGGCTCTGACGGAAGCGGCTACAAGCTTTCTAAGGCCTTCGGCCATTCGGTGAAAAAGCCCCTGCCAGCGCTTGTACAGCTTCGCTGCCGCGGAGATTTTTTTAAGTCCGTGGCCGGTGTCCGGACAGAGGCGAAGGTGAGCCTTTACGGAAACGGGGAATTTCTCTGCGAGGACCGCGGCGAGCTTCAGCTTACGGACTACGGAATCTCCGGCATTCCGGTGTTCCAGGTGAGCCGGTTCGCGGCGGAGGCCCTCGATAAAAAGAAAAAGGTCGAGGCTGTCCTCGACTTTTTCCCGTCCATAGATGAAGGCGCGTTTTTCGCGCTTTTAAGAGAACAGCAGAAATATCTTGCCGGCAGAACATGCGAAAGCTTTTTAAACGGGATTTTCCATAAAAAGCTTGCGGCCATGTTTTTAAAGCAGGCGGGGATCCGCCCGGCAAGGGAGGTTTCTGAGCTTTCCAAGCGAGAGCTTTCGGCGCTTACCTCCCTCATAAAGGGCTTTTCTATCCCCGTGACGGCGACGAATCCTTTCGAGCAGGCGCAGGTCTGCATGGGAGGCGTGAAGACAAGGGAGGTCGATCCGTCCACCATGGAATCAAGGCTCGTGCCGGATCTCTATTTTGCCGGGGAAATTTTAGACGTGGACGGCATCTGCGGCGGCTACAATCTCCAATGGGCCTGGTCCAGCGGGTACCTGGCCGGAAAAAGCGCGGCAGAGAAAGGGAAATAA
- a CDS encoding NAD(P)-binding protein produces the protein MIRIHQLALPAGHKPEALKKKAARLLKVPEDAIAEIKIVRRSIDARKKDQPLFSYIADVALKQGKKEAAVVKKAASANIKIETEEEYRYPACGETPLKERPVIIGAGPAGLFAALSLAENGFAPLILEQGDDVDTRAEKVRNFWENGDSALDIRSNVQFGEGGAGTFSDGKLNTLVKDTYGRNRKVLLTFTEAGAAPAILYDSKPHIGTDVLREVVKNIRKRIQDAGGEVRFGAEVSDFLIEGGRLRGVILAGGETIRTPHVILASGHSARPLFETLLRRGVIMEPKAFAVGFRVQHPQKQINRSQYGKEKEPLFGAAPYKVTAKTSGGRGVYSFCMCPGGFVVNASSEHRRLAVNGMSNADRGGENANSAIIVSVTPEDFPESGPLGGVAFQRSLEEKAFLLGGGKIPVQLYGDFKEKRISREFGEVAPEFCGGYAFSDLRELMPEALNEAFIEGMEQFGRKVDGFDRPDAILAGIESRTSSPVKIPRDEAMESSIRGLYPCGEGAGYAGGITSAAMDGLKVAEELIRRFRPDYG, from the coding sequence ATGATTCGGATTCATCAACTGGCGCTTCCTGCCGGCCATAAGCCGGAGGCCTTAAAGAAAAAGGCGGCGAGGCTTTTAAAAGTCCCGGAGGACGCCATTGCAGAAATAAAAATTGTCCGCCGTTCCATCGACGCGCGGAAAAAAGACCAGCCGTTATTCAGCTATATTGCGGACGTGGCCTTAAAGCAGGGGAAAAAAGAGGCGGCCGTCGTGAAAAAGGCGGCCAGTGCAAATATTAAAATCGAGACAGAAGAAGAGTACCGGTATCCCGCCTGCGGGGAAACGCCTTTAAAAGAACGTCCCGTCATCATCGGTGCAGGCCCGGCCGGTTTGTTTGCTGCCCTTTCCCTTGCGGAAAACGGCTTTGCACCTCTCATTCTGGAACAGGGTGACGACGTGGACACGAGGGCAGAGAAGGTGAGGAACTTCTGGGAGAACGGCGATTCCGCCCTGGACATCCGCTCCAACGTCCAGTTCGGCGAGGGCGGCGCAGGCACGTTTTCCGACGGAAAATTAAATACTCTCGTAAAAGATACTTATGGAAGAAACCGCAAGGTGCTTTTGACCTTTACTGAGGCCGGCGCCGCCCCGGCCATCCTTTACGACAGCAAGCCCCATATCGGGACGGATGTGCTGCGGGAGGTAGTGAAAAACATAAGAAAGCGGATCCAGGATGCCGGAGGCGAGGTTCGCTTCGGCGCTGAGGTCTCGGATTTTCTCATCGAGGGCGGAAGACTTCGCGGCGTTATTCTGGCAGGCGGGGAAACGATCCGAACACCGCATGTCATTCTGGCATCAGGCCACAGCGCAAGGCCGCTGTTTGAGACACTTTTGCGCCGCGGCGTTATCATGGAGCCGAAGGCCTTCGCCGTGGGCTTCCGCGTCCAGCATCCGCAAAAGCAGATCAACCGTTCCCAGTACGGGAAAGAAAAGGAGCCGCTTTTCGGGGCTGCGCCATATAAGGTGACAGCGAAAACCTCCGGCGGCCGCGGCGTCTATTCCTTCTGCATGTGCCCCGGCGGCTTCGTCGTAAACGCCTCCTCCGAACACAGACGTCTTGCGGTAAACGGCATGAGCAACGCCGACCGGGGCGGAGAGAACGCAAACAGCGCCATCATCGTTTCGGTGACGCCGGAGGACTTCCCGGAGAGCGGGCCTTTGGGCGGCGTGGCGTTCCAGAGGTCACTGGAGGAAAAAGCCTTTTTGCTGGGCGGCGGAAAAATTCCGGTTCAGCTTTACGGGGATTTTAAAGAAAAGAGAATCAGCCGGGAATTCGGCGAGGTAGCCCCGGAGTTTTGCGGCGGCTATGCCTTTTCCGATTTGAGGGAGCTGATGCCGGAGGCGTTAAATGAGGCTTTTATTGAGGGCATGGAACAGTTCGGAAGGAAAGTAGACGGCTTTGACCGGCCGGATGCGATTCTAGCCGGCATCGAGAGCCGTACCTCATCGCCCGTGAAAATCCCGAGGGACGAAGCCATGGAAAGCAGCATCCGCGGCCTTTATCCCTGCGGAGAGGGAGCCGGATATGCAGGCGGCATCACCTCGGCGGCCATGGACGGGCTTAAGGTGGCCGAGGAACTGATCAGGCGTTTCCGGCCGGATTACGGCTAA